The nucleotide sequence CTCGTATGTTGTCTGGAATTTAACGGGCGGCACGGCCGGTGGTCTACACCTCACTGATGTTACCAACGCGAGCCGGACGCAACTCATGAACCTACATACACTTGCGTGGGACGATGAGCTTCTTGCAGCGTTCACAGTTCCCCGCGCCATGCTCCCTCAAATTCGGCCAAGCAGCGAAGTGTATGGAACCGTTGCCTCAGAGGTTCTGCCGGGTGTACCCATTGCGGGTATCCTAGGCGATCAGCAGGCGGCACTGGTCGGTCAGACCTGCTACGAACCCGGTCAGGCGAAGAATACCTACGGTACGGGCTGTTTCCTCCTGATGAACACCGGCACCGAGCTACGTCCCTCTACCTGCGGCCTGCTGACAACGGTCGCTTATCAGTTTCAGGATGGGCCCGTGCATTACGCCCTCGAAGGCAGCGTAGCCATTACCGGCGCGCTGGTGCAATGGCTGCGCGACAACCTGGGCATTATCAAAAAAAGCACCGACATTGAAACGCTCGCCCGTTCGGTCGATGACAATGGCGGAGCATACTTTGTCCCTGCTTTTTCTGGTCTCTACGCGCCCCACTGGAAGGCCGACGCGCGGGGCGTGATTGCCGGTCTGACCCGGTTCGTGAACAAAGGCCACCTAGCGCGGGCGGTTCTGGAAGCAACCGCTTATCAAACCGTCGATGTTGTTCGGGCTATGGAACAGGATGCGGGCGTATCGCTGCAATCGCTGCGCGTCGATGGCGGTATGGTCGTCAATTCGCTACTGATGCAGTTCCAGGCCGATGTTCTGAATGGCCCGGTGGTTTGCCCGCAGATGACCGAGACTACCGCCCTCGGCGCAGCCTATGCAGCGGGTCTCGCCGTAGGCTACTGGCAGAATCTGGACGATCTGCGGCAAAACTGGGGCATTGCCCGCACCTATGAATCCGCCATGGACGATGCTCAGCGAAGCCGGTTAATGCGTGGCTGGCAGAAAGCCATCGAGCGATCGTTTGGCTGGGAAGAGTAAACAAAGAAAGGCGGCTGATGAACCGCCTTTTTTCAAACCTCGCGCGAACGCATTTCCTCCGCCAGCATCAGCCGCGTCTGGGGAAAACTTTGCGGATATTCGTCGCGTATAAACTCGATAAGCTTTTCGCGGATATGGCAACGCAGATCGAAGGCCGAAGGCGCATCGCGGGCCGAAAGCAGCACGCGCACAACCAGGCATGTAGGTTGCGTATCGGTCACCTGAACGGCAAATACTTCCCCATTCCAGAGCGGATCGGCTTCGGCAAGCTGGCGTGCCTTTTCCCGAACTTTATCGACAGGTACGGCATAATCCAGATACAGAAACACGGCACCCGTAATAGACGCGTCGTTACGTGTCCAGTTCTCAAAGGGCGTTTCGACAAAATACGTGATGGGCAGAATCAGCCGACGCCGGTCCCAAAGCCGGACGATAACGTTCGTCAGGTTAATTTCTTCGATACGTCCCCACTCTTTTTCGACTACGACGGCGTCGTCTAGCCGGATCTGCTGGTTGAGCGCAATCTGAATACCCGCCAGGAGATTAGCCAGTGTTTTCTGAGCCGCAAAACCAATCAGGACCGACACCACCCCGGCCGACGTAAGGACGCTTAGGCCCACTTTCCGACTACCCTGAAACGTAATCAGCAGCAGCGACGAACCGATAATAATGACGCCAAGCGCAACCAGCCGCCGAACGAAGCGCACCTGCGTGACGAACTTCCGCTGCGACAGGTTTACATCCTGCGTTGTATCGTACTGACGAATCAGCAGCAACTCGCCGACCTTCAGGAGTTTCACAACCAGCCAGGTCGTTGAGAGCAGAAACAGAACCTCGGCGGTTTTGTCGGCTACCGGATGCCGACGCAGAAATCGCGCCGACTGAACATTCGTCGCAAGCAAGAAGAACAGCGACGGCACAAATACCCAGAAAGCCCAGCGGGCGTGCGCCTTCAGCAGCGCCAGCGTCTGAAATGGTCGCCTATGCACAATAAACCGGGTTGTCTGCGTCACAATAACGTCAACCACCAGACCCGCCAGCACAGCCATTATGAGCAGGACCCAGCCCGACAGGTCGCGGTTGGGAACGTAACCAGCCCAGCGAATCAGTTCACGAATCCATGTTTCGAGTTGATCTAACATGGTGCAAAAGTACGGGCATCTAGTTAAGGCAAAAAGCCGAATGCAGAAAGGTTAGTCAGCACCCCCTTCTGCCTTCGACTTTTTACGTTGCATTTTTCAGGCCAACAGCGGCTTAACGACTTTGCCGTGTACGTCCGTCAGTCGGTAGCGCCGACCCTGGCTTTTGAAGGTAAGCTTCTCATGGTCAAGGCCGAGCAGATGGAGTACCGTAGCCTGAAAGTCATGAACATGAACGGGTTCTTTAACCACGTTATAACCAAAGTCATCAGTTTCGCCGTACACCATTCCTTTTTTAACACCCGCGCCCGCCATCCAGATTGAAAACGCCCGCGGATGATGATCGCGACCGTAGTTATCGCGGGTTAGCTTTCCCTGCGAATAGGACCCACGCCCGAACTCCCCCCCCAGATGACCAGCGTATCGTCCAGCAGGCCCCGTTGTTTCAGGTCCATAACGAGCGCAGCCGAAGGTTGATCGACGCTCTTCGTCTGAATCTTGATATCGTTGGGCAGGTTACCGTGCTGATCCCAGCCCTGATGATAGAGCTGCACAAACTTTACGTCTTTCTCGATGAGTTTACGCGCCAGCAGGCAGTTGGCGGCAAACGTACCAGGTTTCCGGCTTTCGGAGCCGTACATATCAAAAATATAGTCTGGCTCCTTCGAGATATCGAGCGTTTCGGGCACCGAGGTCTGCATTCGGTAGGCCATTTCGTACTGCGCCATTCGGTTGTTGATTTCCGGGTCCAGCACGTGCTTAAACTGCTCCTGATGGAGTTTGGTCAGGTAATCGAGCATCCGCCTACGGCTCGTTTTATCGATACCGGGCGGGTTGTTGAGGTAATAAACCGGATCGGGTCCCGACCGAAACACCACGCCCTGATGCACCGATGGCAAAAAGCCGTTGCTCCAGAGTTTGGCGTACAGCGGTTGGTCGCCGTCGCGCCCTTTGGAAAGCAGTACGACGAAGGCCGGCAGGTTCTGATTGTCGGAGCCCAGCCCGTAGCTGATCCACGAACCAAAGGACGGACGACCGGCCTGCTGACTGCCCGTCTGGAAAAACGTTACGGCCGGGTCGTGGTTAATCGCTTCGGTATGCATCGACCGGATAAACGTCAGGTCGTCGGCAATGCGCGACGTATGGGGCAGCAATTCGCTGATGGTCATCTGGCCCGGACCGTAACGGGCAAATTTATATTTCGATGCCGCCAGAGGGAACCGGCTCTGTCCGGCCGTCATACCCGTCAGTCGCTGGCCTTTACGGACCGATTCGGGCAGATCCTGCCCCCACATGGCTTCCAGTTTTGGCTTGTAGTCAAACAACTCCAGCTGCGATGGCGCTCCGCTCTGAAACAGATAAATCACCCGTTTTACTTTCGGCGGGAAATGGGGTTTCCCAACGGGCGGATTCTCACCTGAGGAACCCGATACGCCACCGAACAGGTTCGCCGGATTCAGTAACGACGCCAGCGCAATAGTTCCCAAGCCCGCACTGGTCTGGCCCAGAAACGTCCGGCGACTAAGCTGATCGTGGACATTGTCGAAGAGTTGGTCCCGAGAGTCAGACATGGCTTATCGTTTGATTATGGCTTCGTCAAAATTCATTAACGTACTCGTTACCACCGTCCAGGCGGCTAACTCGGCGGGGATCAGACTCTTATCAACCGGGTACTTGCCCACCGATAGCAGTTCTGCGGCCCGTTTTGGATTACCCGTAAAATCAGCCAGTTCTTCGTCGTATAACTGCTTCATTAAAGCAAACTCCTTCGGCCGCGGCAGGCGGCTCACAATCGCTTTGAACGCATCGGTGATTAATTGATCGGCCCGAACACCTTTGCACAGCGAACGTTGCGCCAGTACCCGGGCGGCTTCGACGAACTGCGGATCATTCAGCGTTACCAGTGCTTGCAGGGGCGTACTGGTTTTTTGGCGTTTTACGATACAGGTATGCCGTTCAGCCGCGTCGAAATTCAGCATCATCGGCGGGGGCGAACTTCGCTTCCAGATCGTGTACATCGACCGGCGGTACAAACTATCGCCCTGGCTCTGAACGTATTTCACGGCGTTCCGGGTGGCCAGCGCTTCCCAGATACCGGCTGGCTGATAGGGATGGACGCTCGGCCCGCCAATGCGTCTGGTTAGCAGACCACTGGCTGCTAACGCGTTGTCGCGAATCTGCTCGGCCGACATCCGATAACTGGCTCCGCGTGTCAGGAACGTATTGTCCGGATCAGCCTCCCGCACCCGTTCAGGCACCGCCGACGACTGCCGGTATGTCGCCGACATCACAATCAGTTTCTGCAGCTCCTTCATATTCCAAGGCTGCACACTTTTGCCTCCTTCCCTGAATCTGACAGCCAGATAATCCAGCAGCTCGGAATGGCTGGGCAGAGCACCCTGATTACCAAAATCATCACTGTTTTTCGCCAATCCCTGCCCAAAATACTGTTGCCAGACTCGGTTCACTATGACCCGGCTGAACAGCGGATTCTCAGGTAGTAAAAGCCATTTGGCCAGACCAAGCCGGTTTTTAGGCAGGTCGTCGGGCATTGGGTTAAGGCTGTGCAGAACGGCAGGCATCACCACCTCGCCCGGCGCATCGTAAACCCCACGCTTGAGCAGGTGAGTCTGCCGGGGGTATTTACGTTCCTGCATCACCATGACCTGATCGGAGTTGGTGTAGAGCGTCAATTGTTCTCCGCGTAGTTTCATTGCCTCCGCAAAAGCCACCCGATAGACCGGGTCCTGCGTTGTCACATAATAGGTGTACAAACCTGCCCGTTGCGCCGGAGTCCGTTGGGTAACGGGCGTCCGCAAAGCCGTTACCAGCGCGTCGGGCGCACCCGCCAGCCGGGGCATCTCGATGGGTGTCAGACAGCGGTTATAAATACGTAACTCATCAACGGCGAAGTCCTTGTAGAAATAGTCGTGCATCCGTCCGACGTAAAACGAGTGTTGCGCCCAATGGCTGCGGTCTTTACCGTACACCATACTATGCTGAAGATTATCGGCAATGATTCGTGTGCGCAACGGCTTGCCGTTCAGGTACAGCGTAAGCCCATTGGCCCGACCCCGGCCATCATACGTAAAGGCAACCTGAAACCAGGCGTTAACGGGTACTTTGTCAACCGATTCAATATCCAGCGCATTGGCAGGCCAGACATGGCTAAGCGTTACTTTCAAACGTCCATCGGCCAGCAGATCAAGCTGGTAGCCACGCTGACCATCCATAGGACCCGTCGTTCGGCCGAGCAGCGTGGCAGCAATGCCCGGTTTGGACAGTTTATACCAGCTGCTGATGGTAAACGGCTGGTTCTGTTCGAATACGGCAAAATCGGAGGGCAGACTAATATAGCTGTCGCCGGGCAGGAAACGGGCCATGCCAAAACGACCCGGTACGGTATACGGCAGGTTGTCGGAGTCGCCACCCAACCAGGCAGGAATCGTATCGTTGACCCGGTTCGTAAAGGCATTACGCGGGTCTTTCATCAGCTCCGCCTTTGTCTTACGTTTGGGCGGGTCCTTCTTTTCTGGCTTTTTCTCAGCTTTTACGCCGGGTTTCTTACGGGCTTCTTCCAGCTTTCGCTTTGCTTCCTCCAGTTTCCGTTTTTCACTTTCAGCTTTCAGATAGGCTTTAATATCGGTGCGGTCGGCTTCATCAAACGTGTAATGCGCGATTAGCCCCGAGTCGTTAGCTACTACCGACTGACGTTCATTTTTCGCCAGCCACTGGCTAAAGCGCTGCTGATAGTCGGGCCGGTTGGTGTTCAGTTTCTGCTCCAGTGGCGTTAAATGCTCCCGGATAAATTTCAGTTGCGCATCCGTCGCGGGCGTTGTCAGCGTAACGGTTGGCGCAGCCTCGCCGTTGTAAGGAATCTGCCCGCGTTCGTTGTTGCTGTTGAAGAAGGCAAACAGCGAGAAATAGTCTTTCTGGCTGATTGGATCATACTTATGGTCGTGGCAGCGGGCACATTCGGTCGTTAGGCCCAGAAACGCCTTCCCGAACGTAGCGGTGCGGTCAGCGACGTACTCCACGCGGTACTCTTCATCAACAATGCCACCTTCCTGGCTCTGCTGGTGATTGCGGTTAAACGCCGTTGCAATCAGTTGGTCGCGGTTGGGTTTGGGAAGCATATCACCCGCCAGCTGCCACGTAATGAATCGATCGAAGGACAAATTCCGGTTATAGGCCCGGATAACCCAGTCGCGGTAAGGCCACATGGTGCGCAGACCGTCGTCCTGATAACCGTGGGTGTCGGCGTACCGGGCTACGTCGAGCCATTCAACGGCTTGCCGTTCCCCATAGTGTGGACTGTTCAGCAGCCGGTTCACAACTTTTTCGTAGGCATTGGGGGACTTATCAGTCAGGAAGGCATCCACTTCGGCGGGCGTCGGTGGCAATCCCGTTAAATCCAGGCTAACGCGCCGAAGCAGCGTTGTTTTATTGGCTTCAGGCGCATGACGAAGTTTTCTGGCTTCCTGTTTAGCCAGCACAAACCGGTCAATGTCGTTTTTCGCCCAGGTTTCGTCCTTTACCTTCGGCACTTCCGGCATCGTTGGAGCAATCAGCGACCAGTGCTGCTTGTACTCCGCGCCCTGTTCGACCCAGCGAATCAGCAGGGCTTTTTCTTCGGCATTCAGCGTCAGATGCGATTCGGGCGTTGGCATCATCTCATCCGGATCGCTGCTAATGATCCGATGAACTAACTCACTGGCGTTCAAATTGCCCGGCACAACGGCCGTATGGCCCGTTTTAGTTAGGGCCTGATAGGCCCCATCGGGCGTATCGAGTCGTAAGCCAGCCTGCTGTTTGGCCTTATCGGGGCCATGACAGGCAAAGCAGCGGTCCGATAGAATCGGTTTTACGTGCAGATTGTAATCAATTTGTTCGGGCAGACTGGCTTCGGCAGCAACGATGTCGGCCGGCATTTCGACCGAATTCCGACAAGCCGTTAGCCAGACCGACGCGCCAAACAACCCAGCCGTCGCGCTAAGGATTAAAGACCGAAATCGTATGTCAGACCAGGTAAGCATCTAAACGGATGAAATGATTACAAACCGATTCTACAAAAATAACGATGAAAAGTACAAGAAACTCGTACTATTTTACCTCGTTCATCGCAGATTTTAGCGTTCGCAGGTCATGATATACGTATAGAGGGCTATCTTGGCAGCCATAGCATTCTGATTTAGTACTTAAACCAACGAGTGAGTCAGGCGTTTATCGGCACCTGACAAAGCGGTGTGCATAGGATTGATGATTGGCTTAATTGCGCTTCGACTCGTCGCCTTTCGTCTCTGGCGCAGCAGTTTTGGCGAATTCGGCCAGGGCCTGTTCGCTGATGCCACCAACCACGTCAAGCTGTGGCCTGGACTTTTTCAGGCTGGCAATTCCCTGCTCGGTCACTTTGGTCTGCCAGAGGTAGACCGTTTTCAACCGTTTCAGACCAGCTAGTTCAACTAAAGCTGCATCGGTAACGCCCGTACCGTACAGGTTCAGGTATTCCAGATTATCCAGGCCCTTCAGTTGTCGGATACCACTATCCGTAACACGCGTTTGCTCCAGATGCAGCTTCTGCAGGTTTTTTAGTTTTGCGATATAGGCCATTGCCGCATCCGTTACGTCGGTTTCGCCTAATTTCAACCACACAACCTGCTGGCTTAGTTTTGGCAGCAGAGCCGCTTGGGTATCGTTGAACGTCCGGGCGTTTACGGCGCTAACTTCCAACTGATTCTGCTCGCGCGAAAGCGGCAAAACCAGCAAACCCGTTCGCTTTAGCTCGTCAACCGTTTTCGGATCGGCTGCCGGAACCTTCATCGTTAGCACGGGTGACTCAGGGGCGGGACCGGTGGCAATACCAGCACCGCCCGTCTGAATGGGCTGCCCGCCACCGAGCGAGGCCAGCACGGGCCGTATGGCCTCATTAACCTTAAGATCCGATACCTTTTTATCGAACGTAGCGCCCTGATCGATCCACCACGTTAAAAGCGCAATCTGGCTATCGGTCAGTTGATTTTTACCCTTGGGCGGCATGTGATGATCGTCATCTTCGGGCAGCAGACAGACTTTTATCAACTCACTTTTGCTGCTCTTGCCGGCCACAAACACCGGACCGTCTTCATAGCCTTTCCGGATCATTTCGGGCGTATCTAACCGTAACCCTGCTTTCGATTTGCCCGCATTGTGACATTGTACGCAACGAGTTTGCAGGATTGGGTTAACGATTTGCTGATACACCATTGCCTGATTCACATCGGTAATCGGCTCGAATTTGAAGGTCGGCTGTCTGGGTGGTAAACCGGCCAGTGTTCGCAGTGGCGCCGGAGCATACTGCATCAGATAGTCTTCACCATGCGTCAGGTTAGCGCCGTGATGCCCGGCGATCAGCAGCAACATTAACGATATGCCCAGGGCGGGCAGGTACATTAACTGGGCAAACGGAATCCGACGGCCCAGGTTTTCAGACTTCACGGCCCAGGCAATCCAGGCAAACACCGCTACACCAATGCCCTGCCATTGATGTTCTGCAAGCGTTTCGGTCTCGTATCCCCCACCCAGCGACAGCAGATAACCAAACACACAGGCCAGCGTAGCGCTCACCGCCGACCAGAACAAGATCAGCGTGATGGTATGCGGACTAACCGAATTACGTCGGGTGAGCCGATCGATTTCGAGCAATCCGGCTATTAACAGAAACCCAATTGGCAGGTGAACGATGAGCGGATGAAAATGCCCAAAGAACAACAGCCAGTCAGACGGTTGCGCCGGAGCAGCCTGCAGCAGAATTAACGCGTTCAATACCAGCGCCATGTCTAATCAGAGAAAGAAGAATTACGTGTTAGACCGGTCAGTCTTAGGCGACGCGTTCTAATTTGATAGGATACGTTTTTCGGGAATTCCACTGGGCAACGTACACATTCTCGTCGGCATCGACCAGAACGTCGTGCGGATGCAGAAAAACCGAACTGCTGCGATCTTTACGTTGCTCCCCTAATTTACCGTCCTGGTAAACCGGCTCCGAACCGCCCGGCGTGGAAACTACCCGGTCGTTTTTGTCCAGAATTGTGATGTAGCCTGAATCCGGATACGAATCGGACGTACTGCGGAAAACAGCGCCGTAAAGATGATCGCCGTGAATCACCGGGCGACAGATGTATGACCCCGGTAGGGCAATAGTAGATAGATACTTACCATCCAGCGAGAACCGCTTGAGCGCGTTATGACGGCGGTCAGTCACCAGCAGGGTTGGGTTGGCCCGATTGCGCTGATCGACAACCACGCCATGGCAGCAGTCGAAGGTATCGTTGGTATCGCCCTTTCCGCCCCAGTAGCGAATCAACCGGCCGGTTTTGTCGTACTGCATAACGTGATTTAACCCGTACCCATCGACTACATAGATGTCGCCATTGGCCGGGTTAATAGCCGTTTCTGTGGGTTTAAACTGCGTTGGGTACGCATACATCCCGGTTTCTTTCGGGTAGTCCAGCTTCATCAGCTCCCGGCCTTTCAGATCGGTTTTAATCACCTGATGCCGATCCGTATCCGCAATGAGCAGGTATTGGTCATTGCCTTCTCCACCCAGCGTCAGACCGTGGCCGCCGGGATAGTCATGTCCCCAGGTTTCCAGCAGCTTACCCGACTTGTCGTAGATCAGGACATTGTTTTTGGTTTCGTTGGTTAGCAGGATAATCCGGCCTTTGGCATCCTGCACCATCTCATGACAGTCGTTGACGGGATTCCTGCCCGCATCCAGTACGCCCCAGCCCGGCACCACGCGGTACCGGAAATCATTATGACCGAGGTTAATCGTTTCGGTTAATGATCGGCCTGATTTTCGGGGAAGTAACGTTGGCGCAGGTACCCCGACGGCTACCGCCAGCGATGCCTGTTGCAGGAATGATCGACGCGAAAGTGATGCCATGGCGTTCGTGCAGCGTTTACTCAGAAAAGAGAAGAATCCCTAAACTTTACTGCAACTGAAACATCAGCCGGAACAGCTTATAGGTTGGTAATGATGGCGGCAATCCGTTCTAAACCCGCAGCGTCTGTTTCGCTGAAATCATTCAGCTGATCACTGTCTACGTCAAGAACCATCGTAACCTTTCCGGCCTGGTCGAACACCGGCACGACAACCTCCGACCGGGAAGCTGAACTACAGGCGATATGCCCCGGGAACTGCTCTACGTCGGGTACCAGAATAGTCTCCCGGCGCGTATAGGCGGCTCCGCATACACCCTTGTCAAAGCCAATGCGCGTACAGGCAATGGGCCCCTGAAATGGCCCTAGTACGAGCTGGTTGTCTTTTTTCAGATAAAAACCGACCCAGAAAAATCCGAAAGCTTCCTTCAGAGCGGCTGCAATATTAGCCAGGTTGGCGACCAGGTCCGGTTCGCCTTCGACCAGAGCCGCAATTTGTGGAATCAGACTTTCGTAAACCGTCCGGCGATCGGTGGCTTGGGGTATGATGAGTGTTTCAGCCATATTAGTTTCTTGTAAAAAATTGAATCAGCACGATGCTTACGGTCGTAAACAGCGTACTGGCGCCAACCCGGATCAGGGTTGGAATCAGCAGCGACAGGCTGCTGGCTTCAATGAAAAACAGGGCCGTATGGTGAATGAGGGCCAGCACGAACACATACCGAAAAAAAGCGCCGGCGCCCAGTTCCTGCAACGAAAACTCGATTCGGGATTCCAGGCCCGGCACGTCGATCTGGGCACCAACCACCATTGGGCGGCAGTAGGCCATCAACACTGTTGCAGCAGCGTGCATGCCCAGGGTATTGTAAAACGTATCCACGATAATGCCCGTTGCAAATCCAATCACCAGCAGCCAGGTGCGGCTGATTTCGTTCGGCAGGAGTAGAATGCAGGCGATGTAGACAAAGCAGAACGCATAATCAAACAGAACCAGATTCCGCACCAGCATAATTTGCAGCACCAGGTACAGCACAAACAAAAATGCAGTAGACAGAATTTCGCGGAGGGTCATTTGCTTGTAGTACGTGATGAAGAAAAGCGCCCAGCGTAACCGGGCGATGATGCTTATTTTTCGGTTTCGATTTGATTTTCCAGTTGTTCCTGCTCGGTCTGCAAACGATTTTCGACCACATACACGAATGCTAAGCTGCTGAAGTTCGTAGCCAGATCAAGCGTGATGTCGTGAAAGACCCGGTTAGGCTGAACACCAACGGTTCGGACGCGCCCAACCAGAATGCCGGGCGGAAACGTTGAGTTACGCTCCGAAGTCACCACCGAATCGCCTTTGGCCACTGGCTTCGTGAGCGAAATGTCATTCAGTTTAATCAAGTGCGGATCTACGCCATCCCAGCGGGCAGTTCCAATTTCTTCGGCCTTGGTCAGCGCCGAGGACACCAGAAAACTGGAATGAAGAATGGACGTAACGACCGAAAAATGACGATTACACGACTTTACCCGACCCACGACACCCGTTGGTGAGATAACGCCCATGCCCGGCCGGATGCCGTCGTCCGTGCCTTTGTCAATGGTAATGTAGTTATTGGCAAACTGCGTAGTGTTGTTTACCACTTTGGCCACCGTAAACTTAAACCGGCTGGCAAAGGCCGAGTCGGCTGCATATTCGGCCGGGGCCGCGGGTTTGCTTTGTAGCAGCTGGGTTAATTGTGCATTCAGCCGCTCATTCTCCATCGCCAGGTCGGCGTTGACCTGCCGAAGCCGGGCAAATTCATTGACCGCGTTCGACCACGCCAATACCTGTGCCGCGTACCGGTTTGAGGTATTGAAATAGGTCGCGCCCCAGTAGTTGTTGGTGTTGATGATGAAGTAAAAGCTGAGTACCTCCAGCAACACAAACAAAATGAAGTTACGGCTTCGGATAAAAAAGTCAACTAACTCACCCATGGAGTAAAACAGAGCACGGACTGGCAATCGGTACATCCGGTGCCATCAGGCCTAATACCCTTTGACTACCTAATGCGCCGAACACCAGTCCGTGCTGCAATTTCTTAACTAATCAATACCGAGCGGTACATATCCAGATTCTTGATCACCTCACCGGTGCCTTTCACAACGGCTTTGAGCGGATCATCAGCTACGTGAATCGGCAGTTTGGTTTTGGC is from Spirosoma taeanense and encodes:
- the glpK gene encoding glycerol kinase GlpK, with the translated sequence MPTYVAAIDQGTTSTRCIVFDRQGQIVSLAQKEHKQIYPQPGWVEHDPEEIWRNTLEVVALARIKAHLSAGDIVAVGITNQRETTVVWNRRTGKPYYNAIVWQDMRTADLVAEFAAADSTGQDRFRPQTGLPLATYFSGLKLKWLLDHVPGLREDAEQGDALFGNMDSYVVWNLTGGTAGGLHLTDVTNASRTQLMNLHTLAWDDELLAAFTVPRAMLPQIRPSSEVYGTVASEVLPGVPIAGILGDQQAALVGQTCYEPGQAKNTYGTGCFLLMNTGTELRPSTCGLLTTVAYQFQDGPVHYALEGSVAITGALVQWLRDNLGIIKKSTDIETLARSVDDNGGAYFVPAFSGLYAPHWKADARGVIAGLTRFVNKGHLARAVLEATAYQTVDVVRAMEQDAGVSLQSLRVDGGMVVNSLLMQFQADVLNGPVVCPQMTETTALGAAYAAGLAVGYWQNLDDLRQNWGIARTYESAMDDAQRSRLMRGWQKAIERSFGWEE
- a CDS encoding GAF domain-containing protein, giving the protein MAETLIIPQATDRRTVYESLIPQIAALVEGEPDLVANLANIAAALKEAFGFFWVGFYLKKDNQLVLGPFQGPIACTRIGFDKGVCGAAYTRRETILVPDVEQFPGHIACSSASRSEVVVPVFDQAGKVTMVLDVDSDQLNDFSETDAAGLERIAAIITNL
- a CDS encoding twin-arginine translocation signal domain-containing protein is translated as MASLSRRSFLQQASLAVAVGVPAPTLLPRKSGRSLTETINLGHNDFRYRVVPGWGVLDAGRNPVNDCHEMVQDAKGRIILLTNETKNNVLIYDKSGKLLETWGHDYPGGHGLTLGGEGNDQYLLIADTDRHQVIKTDLKGRELMKLDYPKETGMYAYPTQFKPTETAINPANGDIYVVDGYGLNHVMQYDKTGRLIRYWGGKGDTNDTFDCCHGVVVDQRNRANPTLLVTDRRHNALKRFSLDGKYLSTIALPGSYICRPVIHGDHLYGAVFRSTSDSYPDSGYITILDKNDRVVSTPGGSEPVYQDGKLGEQRKDRSSSVFLHPHDVLVDADENVYVAQWNSRKTYPIKLERVA
- a CDS encoding DUF1553 domain-containing protein, which codes for MLTWSDIRFRSLILSATAGLFGASVWLTACRNSVEMPADIVAAEASLPEQIDYNLHVKPILSDRCFACHGPDKAKQQAGLRLDTPDGAYQALTKTGHTAVVPGNLNASELVHRIISSDPDEMMPTPESHLTLNAEEKALLIRWVEQGAEYKQHWSLIAPTMPEVPKVKDETWAKNDIDRFVLAKQEARKLRHAPEANKTTLLRRVSLDLTGLPPTPAEVDAFLTDKSPNAYEKVVNRLLNSPHYGERQAVEWLDVARYADTHGYQDDGLRTMWPYRDWVIRAYNRNLSFDRFITWQLAGDMLPKPNRDQLIATAFNRNHQQSQEGGIVDEEYRVEYVADRTATFGKAFLGLTTECARCHDHKYDPISQKDYFSLFAFFNSNNERGQIPYNGEAAPTVTLTTPATDAQLKFIREHLTPLEQKLNTNRPDYQQRFSQWLAKNERQSVVANDSGLIAHYTFDEADRTDIKAYLKAESEKRKLEEAKRKLEEARKKPGVKAEKKPEKKDPPKRKTKAELMKDPRNAFTNRVNDTIPAWLGGDSDNLPYTVPGRFGMARFLPGDSYISLPSDFAVFEQNQPFTISSWYKLSKPGIAATLLGRTTGPMDGQRGYQLDLLADGRLKVTLSHVWPANALDIESVDKVPVNAWFQVAFTYDGRGRANGLTLYLNGKPLRTRIIADNLQHSMVYGKDRSHWAQHSFYVGRMHDYFYKDFAVDELRIYNRCLTPIEMPRLAGAPDALVTALRTPVTQRTPAQRAGLYTYYVTTQDPVYRVAFAEAMKLRGEQLTLYTNSDQVMVMQERKYPRQTHLLKRGVYDAPGEVVMPAVLHSLNPMPDDLPKNRLGLAKWLLLPENPLFSRVIVNRVWQQYFGQGLAKNSDDFGNQGALPSHSELLDYLAVRFREGGKSVQPWNMKELQKLIVMSATYRQSSAVPERVREADPDNTFLTRGASYRMSAEQIRDNALAASGLLTRRIGGPSVHPYQPAGIWEALATRNAVKYVQSQGDSLYRRSMYTIWKRSSPPPMMLNFDAAERHTCIVKRQKTSTPLQALVTLNDPQFVEAARVLAQRSLCKGVRADQLITDAFKAIVSRLPRPKEFALMKQLYDEELADFTGNPKRAAELLSVGKYPVDKSLIPAELAAWTVVTSTLMNFDEAIIKR
- a CDS encoding c-type cytochrome domain-containing protein, giving the protein MALVLNALILLQAAPAQPSDWLLFFGHFHPLIVHLPIGFLLIAGLLEIDRLTRRNSVSPHTITLILFWSAVSATLACVFGYLLSLGGGYETETLAEHQWQGIGVAVFAWIAWAVKSENLGRRIPFAQLMYLPALGISLMLLLIAGHHGANLTHGEDYLMQYAPAPLRTLAGLPPRQPTFKFEPITDVNQAMVYQQIVNPILQTRCVQCHNAGKSKAGLRLDTPEMIRKGYEDGPVFVAGKSSKSELIKVCLLPEDDDHHMPPKGKNQLTDSQIALLTWWIDQGATFDKKVSDLKVNEAIRPVLASLGGGQPIQTGGAGIATGPAPESPVLTMKVPAADPKTVDELKRTGLLVLPLSREQNQLEVSAVNARTFNDTQAALLPKLSQQVVWLKLGETDVTDAAMAYIAKLKNLQKLHLEQTRVTDSGIRQLKGLDNLEYLNLYGTGVTDAALVELAGLKRLKTVYLWQTKVTEQGIASLKKSRPQLDVVGGISEQALAEFAKTAAPETKGDESKRN
- the mreC gene encoding rod shape-determining protein MreC, which encodes MGELVDFFIRSRNFILFVLLEVLSFYFIINTNNYWGATYFNTSNRYAAQVLAWSNAVNEFARLRQVNADLAMENERLNAQLTQLLQSKPAAPAEYAADSAFASRFKFTVAKVVNNTTQFANNYITIDKGTDDGIRPGMGVISPTGVVGRVKSCNRHFSVVTSILHSSFLVSSALTKAEEIGTARWDGVDPHLIKLNDISLTKPVAKGDSVVTSERNSTFPPGILVGRVRTVGVQPNRVFHDITLDLATNFSSLAFVYVVENRLQTEQEQLENQIETEK
- a CDS encoding mechanosensitive ion channel family protein, producing MLDQLETWIRELIRWAGYVPNRDLSGWVLLIMAVLAGLVVDVIVTQTTRFIVHRRPFQTLALLKAHARWAFWVFVPSLFFLLATNVQSARFLRRHPVADKTAEVLFLLSTTWLVVKLLKVGELLLIRQYDTTQDVNLSQRKFVTQVRFVRRLVALGVIIIGSSLLLITFQGSRKVGLSVLTSAGVVSVLIGFAAQKTLANLLAGIQIALNQQIRLDDAVVVEKEWGRIEEINLTNVIVRLWDRRRLILPITYFVETPFENWTRNDASITGAVFLYLDYAVPVDKVREKARQLAEADPLWNGEVFAVQVTDTQPTCLVVRVLLSARDAPSAFDLRCHIREKLIEFIRDEYPQSFPQTRLMLAEEMRSREV